A portion of the Chondrinema litorale genome contains these proteins:
- a CDS encoding anhydro-N-acetylmuramic acid kinase, with product MNNKETYKVLGVMSGTSLDGLDLAFCTFEKEGDDNWQYEISEAITLPYSDDWKEKLVSVETASALDFVKADWQLGNYIGDRIREFLIEHKITPDFIASHGHTIFHQPDKYQIENSFTAQIGNGACIATRTSCTTINDFRITDVALGGEGAPLVPIGDDLLFSEFDYCLNLGGIANISANKDFKRLAFDVCACNMALNYLAREKGMEFDYNGEMAAEGNFKKDLFEAINQLDFFKTQGPKSLGKEWYLAEVLPLLKRFPYDVQDIAHTFVHHIAYQLKQTCDYLANEKQEKQKMLITGGGAHHQFLIQTLKQYIPNVELHIPDKTLIEFKEALIFAFLGVLRWKGEVNTLASVTGAKKDSIGGAIHLS from the coding sequence ATGAATAATAAAGAAACATACAAAGTATTGGGGGTTATGTCGGGCACATCTCTAGATGGTTTAGATTTAGCATTCTGCACATTTGAAAAAGAAGGTGACGACAATTGGCAATACGAAATTTCAGAAGCGATAACCCTTCCCTACTCCGACGACTGGAAAGAAAAATTAGTGTCTGTAGAAACTGCCAGTGCATTAGATTTTGTAAAAGCAGACTGGCAATTAGGTAATTATATTGGCGATAGAATAAGAGAGTTTTTAATAGAACACAAAATAACTCCAGATTTTATTGCTTCGCATGGGCACACCATATTCCATCAACCAGATAAATACCAAATCGAAAACAGTTTTACTGCACAAATAGGTAATGGTGCTTGTATTGCAACCAGAACCAGTTGTACAACTATAAACGATTTTAGAATTACCGATGTAGCTCTAGGAGGAGAAGGAGCACCATTAGTACCAATTGGTGACGATTTACTTTTTAGTGAGTTTGATTATTGCCTTAACCTTGGTGGCATTGCCAATATTTCTGCAAACAAAGATTTTAAACGACTTGCTTTTGATGTATGCGCTTGTAACATGGCATTAAATTACCTCGCCAGAGAAAAAGGGATGGAGTTTGATTATAATGGAGAAATGGCAGCTGAAGGTAATTTCAAAAAAGATTTATTTGAAGCGATAAACCAATTAGATTTTTTTAAAACGCAAGGGCCTAAATCTTTAGGTAAAGAATGGTATTTAGCAGAAGTACTTCCTTTATTAAAGCGCTTTCCTTATGATGTTCAAGATATTGCTCATACTTTTGTACATCATATAGCTTATCAACTAAAACAAACTTGTGATTACCTGGCTAATGAAAAGCAAGAAAAACAAAAAATGTTGATAACTGGAGGAGGAGCGCATCATCAATTCCTTATCCAAACACTTAAGCAATACATACCTAATGTCGAATTACATATACCTGATAAAACACTCATCGAATTTAAAGAAGCATTAATTTTTGCTTTTTTGGGAGTTTTAAGATGGAAAGGAGAAGTGAATACACTTGCAAGTGTAACAGGTGCAAAGAAAGATTCTATTGGTGGAGCAATTCACCTTAGTTAA
- a CDS encoding mechanosensitive ion channel family protein: MDNVQVYTEEAIKLAMIYVPKVVLAIVTLLIGFAVIKSIVNAVSKGLSRKEVDPSLQPFLKSLISALLKIALIITVASMVGIQTTSFVAVLGAAGLAVGLALQGSLSNFAGGVLILILKPFKVGDVITAQGFTAKVHEIQIFNTILKTGDNQTIILPNGPLANSPITNITAEPTRRVDFVFGIGYGDDIQKAKATLSQLIAADERIFKDPAPFIVVSELADSSVNLIVRVWCNAGDYWPIKFDMTENVKLTFDKEGISIPFPQVDAHIINEN; the protein is encoded by the coding sequence ATGGATAATGTTCAAGTTTATACTGAAGAAGCCATAAAGCTGGCTATGATCTATGTTCCCAAGGTAGTTCTTGCAATTGTTACTCTGCTTATTGGTTTTGCAGTAATCAAATCAATTGTAAACGCTGTAAGTAAAGGGCTTTCTAGAAAAGAGGTTGATCCAAGTTTACAACCATTTCTTAAAAGCTTAATATCAGCACTACTTAAAATAGCTTTAATTATTACAGTTGCTTCTATGGTGGGTATTCAAACTACTTCTTTTGTAGCTGTACTAGGTGCTGCAGGTTTAGCTGTTGGTTTAGCATTACAAGGTAGTTTATCAAACTTTGCAGGTGGTGTTTTAATATTAATTCTTAAACCATTTAAAGTCGGTGATGTAATTACTGCACAAGGATTTACTGCTAAAGTTCACGAAATTCAGATTTTTAACACCATCTTAAAAACTGGTGACAATCAAACAATCATTCTTCCGAATGGCCCACTTGCTAATAGCCCAATTACAAATATTACAGCAGAGCCAACCAGACGTGTTGACTTTGTATTTGGTATCGGATATGGAGATGATATTCAAAAAGCAAAAGCTACTTTAAGCCAGCTTATTGCTGCTGACGAGAGAATCTTTAAAGATCCTGCACCGTTTATTGTTGTTTCTGAATTAGCAGATAGCTCTGTAAACCTAATTGTAAGAGTTTGGTGTAATGCAGGAGACTACTGGCCGATTAAATTCGATATGACAGAAAATGTAAAGCTAACATTCGACAAAGAAGGAATCAGTATTCCCTTTCCTCAGGTTGATGCACACATTATAAATGAAAATTAA
- a CDS encoding peptidoglycan-binding domain-containing protein, whose product MKKLAYLIIILALPILVFFQYQSYTRFNPPFNLSFSPTDSLDMAYHNPLVVEEYHNLLYQIPAFARSKWANEGIDVRFPDEGDEDSIEAATYYDNMLTSLKLLESKLKSAYLLKQQGFDNAAINEMELKGISPQTYKMQSATYMIGSKKGEKNSAVWELQKHLLKKGYDIPKDGIFDIETENALKDLQSKNDLYPSGIVEESVLPFLIIN is encoded by the coding sequence ATGAAAAAGCTGGCTTACCTAATTATTATTCTGGCTTTACCAATTTTGGTTTTTTTTCAGTATCAGTCTTATACTAGGTTTAACCCTCCATTTAATCTGAGTTTTTCTCCTACTGATAGTTTGGATATGGCTTACCATAATCCTTTGGTGGTAGAGGAGTATCATAATTTACTGTATCAAATACCTGCATTTGCAAGAAGCAAATGGGCTAATGAGGGTATAGACGTAAGATTTCCGGATGAAGGTGATGAAGATAGCATAGAAGCTGCAACATATTATGATAATATGTTGACATCTCTTAAACTCTTAGAAAGTAAACTGAAAAGTGCTTACCTACTTAAACAGCAAGGTTTTGATAATGCTGCTATAAACGAAATGGAATTAAAAGGAATTTCTCCTCAAACTTATAAAATGCAAAGTGCTACATATATGATTGGTAGTAAAAAAGGGGAGAAAAACAGTGCGGTTTGGGAATTACAAAAACATTTATTGAAGAAAGGATACGACATACCCAAAGATGGTATATTTGATATTGAAACAGAAAATGCTTTAAAAGACCTTCAATCTAAAAATGATTTGTACCCTTCGGGAATTGTTGAGGAAAGTGTTCTTCCATTTCTGATTATTAACTAA
- a CDS encoding MotA/TolQ/ExbB proton channel family protein produces MENNSIITTSIFGDGYNILILLLAVVNTFFLYKAYQHIQLLKKELYTGESVLEKLISKRLGKPDAAERLGKDDFHRWEEMYREATRWYHLFTGMISVFPLLGVGGTVLGIIPAVVDFSSVQSSFALALVSTLLGVLFAIFFKFFESFLSGSYTLVSERINTLTVDVARFLFEKE; encoded by the coding sequence ATGGAAAATAACAGTATCATCACTACTTCCATATTTGGAGACGGTTATAACATATTAATTTTACTATTGGCGGTTGTTAATACATTTTTTCTTTACAAGGCCTATCAACATATTCAGCTACTAAAAAAAGAATTATACACCGGAGAATCTGTATTAGAAAAACTCATCAGTAAAAGGTTGGGCAAACCAGATGCTGCTGAGCGACTCGGCAAAGATGATTTTCATCGCTGGGAAGAAATGTACAGAGAAGCCACACGCTGGTACCATTTGTTCACAGGAATGATTTCGGTGTTTCCTTTACTTGGTGTGGGCGGTACTGTTTTGGGTATTATCCCCGCAGTGGTAGATTTTTCAAGTGTGCAATCTTCTTTTGCCCTAGCATTGGTTTCTACACTACTAGGAGTACTCTTCGCTATATTTTTTAAATTTTTTGAAAGCTTTTTATCAGGTAGTTATACACTCGTTTCTGAGAGAATTAATACACTTACTGTAGATGTAGCTCGCTTCCTGTTTGAAAAAGAATAA
- a CDS encoding pyridoxal phosphate-dependent decarboxylase family protein, translating to MMDLEEFRKQGHELVDWMADYFKNIENYPVKSQVSPGDIYKQLPDSAPEEGESFPEIMNDFKEKILPGITHWQHPGFFAYFNANNSFPSILGEMLTATMGAQCMIWDTSPAAAELEEKTMNWLKEMLGLPANLHGVIQDTASTASLVAILTAREKYSNYQVNQKGFSSDEHFTVYCSTETHSSVEKGVKIAGIGKKNLTKISTDDNQAMNPEALETAIKTDIANGKKPICVVAALGTTSTTAVDPLKEIAAICKKYNCWLHVDAAYAGSALILPEYRWMIEGIEDVDSFVFNPHKWLFVNFDCTAYYVKDKEALLRTFEILPEYLKTVSRGKVNDYRDWGVQLGRRFRALKLWFVIRNFGVKGLQQKLRSHMELAQSLESWINENEDFEILAPVNFNLVCFRYHPTHINDEETLTKMNTQLLNAINQTGNFFITHTKIKGKYTIRVVTGQTNVEQTHVEKFWKLLISCIKDLS from the coding sequence ATGATGGATTTAGAAGAATTCAGAAAGCAAGGACACGAACTTGTTGACTGGATGGCTGATTACTTTAAAAATATTGAAAACTATCCGGTAAAATCTCAAGTTTCACCCGGAGATATTTACAAGCAACTCCCAGATTCGGCACCAGAAGAAGGTGAGTCTTTTCCTGAAATAATGAATGATTTTAAAGAAAAGATTTTACCGGGAATTACTCACTGGCAACATCCCGGCTTTTTCGCCTACTTTAATGCAAACAACAGTTTCCCATCGATACTTGGCGAAATGCTCACAGCAACTATGGGTGCTCAGTGTATGATTTGGGATACATCTCCCGCCGCTGCTGAACTCGAAGAGAAAACCATGAACTGGTTAAAAGAAATGCTTGGGTTACCTGCAAATCTACATGGTGTAATTCAAGACACTGCTTCAACTGCCAGTTTGGTAGCGATTCTTACTGCTAGAGAAAAATACAGCAACTATCAGGTTAACCAAAAAGGCTTTTCTTCAGACGAGCATTTCACTGTTTATTGTTCTACAGAAACTCATTCAAGTGTAGAGAAAGGAGTAAAGATTGCCGGAATCGGTAAAAAAAACCTCACTAAGATAAGTACAGATGATAATCAAGCCATGAATCCAGAAGCGCTTGAAACAGCCATAAAAACTGATATTGCAAATGGCAAAAAGCCTATTTGTGTTGTAGCAGCTTTAGGTACCACCAGTACAACCGCAGTTGATCCGTTAAAAGAAATTGCTGCTATATGTAAAAAATATAATTGCTGGCTTCATGTAGATGCTGCTTATGCTGGTTCTGCACTCATCTTACCAGAATACCGCTGGATGATTGAAGGAATAGAAGATGTAGACAGCTTTGTTTTTAATCCTCACAAATGGTTATTCGTCAATTTCGATTGCACAGCTTACTATGTTAAAGATAAAGAGGCTTTACTTAGAACTTTTGAAATTCTCCCAGAATATTTAAAAACTGTTTCGAGAGGTAAAGTAAATGATTACAGAGATTGGGGCGTCCAACTCGGCAGAAGGTTTAGAGCACTTAAACTTTGGTTTGTTATAAGAAACTTTGGCGTAAAAGGTTTACAACAAAAACTGAGATCACATATGGAGCTTGCCCAATCGCTAGAAAGTTGGATCAACGAAAACGAAGATTTTGAAATTCTAGCTCCTGTTAATTTTAATCTTGTTTGTTTCAGATATCACCCGACTCATATTAATGATGAAGAAACACTTACCAAGATGAATACACAACTTTTAAATGCAATAAATCAAACAGGTAATTTCTTTATCACACACACCAAAATCAAAGGGAAATATACAATTAGAGTTGTTACAGGGCAAACTAACGTCGAACAAACTCATGTAGAAAAATTCTGGAAACTGTTAATTAGTTGTATTAAAGATTTAAGTTAA